Part of the Myxococcus xanthus genome is shown below.
GAGACCGGGCCCTGAAGCTGACGCCGGACAGCGAGGTGCCCTTCCGCTACACCACCGTCTCCGCGGGCGTGGCCCTTCCCTACCTGTGGCGCTGGGAGCGGCTGACGTTGTTCGCGGGGCCGCGTGTGGCCGGTCTGCACCTCAGGCGGTCCTTTGACGTAGAGGCCGCCGTCAACGGGCAACGGTTCTTCACCGTCAGCCCCGGCGTGGTGGGCGGCATCGTGTGGCGGGTGGGTGAGCGGCTGGAGCTGATGACACAGGCCCAGTTCATGCTGACGTATGTCGTTGTGGATGGGCAGGGGCAGGCCGTGGGTTTCACGGGTGGCTGGGCCGGCGCGGGATATCGTTTCTGATGCGCTCGACGTTTCACATCGCGCTAGCCACCCTCGTGGCCTGCTGCGCCGCGGGCTGCGGCAACCTGGAGAACGACCCCTTCCGGGTGGGCACCGTGCATGGGCAGCTCACGGAGAGCGACCCCGCGGTGGCCATGGTGTCGCTGGTGGGCCAGCCCGGCGTGAGCAGCCATGTCGACGCGGACGGGCGCTTCACCCTGGAAGACGTCCCCACGGGGATGGCGGAGCTCTTCATCATCGCCACGACCGAAAAGGCCGCCCGCGTCCAGGTGCGGGTATTGGGAGGCCAGTCCGTCCAGGTGCAACCAGTGGCGCCCACGCCCGCGAGCTTCCTCGACTTGCACGTGAAGACGACCAACGGCTTCCGGCTGTCCGCGGCGGAGGCGTCCGTGGAGGGCACGCCCTTCCAGCGGCTGCTGCTGGACGCGAAGGGGCGGCTGCGCGTGGGGCCCCTTCCGGACGGCTGCTACACGGTGACGGTGACGGCCCTGGGATTTCCAGCCACCCAGGTCCAGGACTGCGCGGGCCCGGGCGAGAAGAAGGAGCTCAAGGTCGACCTGGTGCTGGACGAGTCGCTCCTCGGACAGGGCTGCCAAGAGATTGGCTGCGAGGAAGGCCTGGTGTGCGCGCCGAACAAGAAGTGCCTGGAGTGCTTCGGCAACTCGCACTGCGGCGAGGGATTGACCTGCAAGGGCAACCGCTGCGAGGGCCCCGGTCCCCAGTGCGCGCCCTGCACGGGCGACTGGCAATGCGCCGCTGGAACGCACTGCGAGGTGCTGCCCGAAGGAAGCGCCGCGTGCGCCACCCGGTGTGGCGGCGACGATGACGCCCCCCCCTCCGTCCAGGCACGGCCGAACGACGTTGGGTCGGCACAGTGCGCGCCGGGCTTCACCTGCCAGTCCGGGCGGTGCCTGCCGGATGCCGCGAACTTCGCGGGCTGCCATGCCCTGCGGCGGATGGACGCGCCCTGCACCGACGACGCGAGCTGCCACGAGTTGGGACTGCTCGAAGGGCGCTGTGTCAGCGGGGCCTGCACGGCGCCCTGCGCAACGGACCTCGACTGCCCGGGCAGCCGGCGGTGCGTGGATTCATCGGCGGGCCCCATCTGCCAGGCCGGGACGTGACCCCGTGGCGAGCCAAGGCCCCCCTCGGCTCCGCCTCGTCCTGGTCCCCCTGTACGCCGCCACGTTGTGGGGCTGTGAGCCAGCTCCCCGCCCTCCTTCAGCGGCTCACAACACGCCTCCCCGGCTCGAAGTCAGCCCCACCCTGGACATCATCCCGCTGCGCGTGGGCCAGGCCATGGAGTTCGCGGCCACCGTCGAGGATGCGGAGGAAGGCGCAGCGTTGGGCGCCAACGTGCTGTGGGTGTCCTCCGTCGAAGGGCAACTGGCCCGCGGCGCGCGCGCCACCCTCGCCTTCCGCGAACCAGGAGCGCAGCGGCTGACCGCCTCGGTGGTGGACGCCGGTGGACTGGCCGCGAGCGCGTCACTCCACCTGAACGTCCTCGCGCCGGGGGCTCCCGTGGCCACCGTGCTGCGCCCCGCGCCGGGCAGCACCTTCAACCTCGGCGAGGTGCTGGGCCTGGAGTGCATGGCGATGACGGAGCGTGGCGTGCGGCTCCAGGGACGCGCGGTGCAGTGGACGTCCGCGCTGTCCGGGCCACTGCCTGCCGGCGACGTGGTGCGGGCGACCTTGTCCGTGGCCGGCGAGGACACCCTCCGTTGCACCGCGGAGGACTCCGCCACGAAGGTCTCCGCCACCGCCGAAGTGCGCGTCACCGTCCGCGCCACGCGCGCCCCCAGCGTGCGCATCCTCCAGCCCGAGCCCACGGAGATCTTCGTGAAGCAAGGCGAGGCCCCGCCCCACGGCGCCTCCGTCCGATTCGCGGCCACCGCCCAGGACTTTCACGCCGAGGGGGGCGCAGGCAACCTGGACGGCGCGGTGGAGTGGAGCCTGGCGCCCTCCGGGCATCCGCTGGGCCGAGGCCCGGTCCTGACACACGCCTTCACCACGCCCGGCGTCTACACGGTGAGGGCGCGGGTGGTGGATGGGCGCGGCAACACCGCCTCGGACCGCGTGCGGGTGCGGCTGGTCACCAACCTTCCGCCCCGGTGCGAGCTGGAGCTCCCCACGACCGAGAACCCACGCGTGCTCGTGGGCGTCCCCAGCCGGCTGCGGGCCCGCTGCGTGGATCCAGAGACGGAGCAACCGGTGGAGCCCATCTGGACCACCAGCGCCGAGCCCACGCCCCTGGGCACGGGTGAAGCCGTGAGCGCCGTGCTGTCCGTGGCCGGTGCGCAGGTGGTGTCCGCGTGCGCCGAGGACCCAGAGGACACCGCGTTGCGCGGCTGCGTGGAGCGGCCGGTGCGCGCCATCATCAACACGCCGCCCACGGGCTGCTCCATCCAGGCACCGCTTCCGGATGCGGTGGTGAACGCGGGTGTGCCGCTGACGCTCACGGGTTCGGCGTCGGACGCGGAGGATGCGCGGACGGGCCTGCGCTACACATGGGTGTCCTCGCGGGACGGCGCACTGGCCCAGGGTCCGAGCACGCACACCGTCCGCCTGTCCACGCCCGGCCACCACGTGCTGACGCTCACCGCGACGGACCCGTGGGGACTGGCCTGCGCGGCGGCCGTGGCCGTCACCGTGAACGGCGCGCCCGACGTGCGGGTGGAGAGCGTGATGCAAGGACTGCTGGATTGCGGCAGAGGCCCATGCGTGGAGGGGCAACCCGTGGTCCTCACCGGCTTCGCGAGGCCCGCGGCCCCCCAGGGCCACATCGCGGAGCTGGCGTGGCTGGACAACCTGGCGGGGAGCCTCTTGCCGGTCGCGCTGCCGCTGCCCACCGCCACCCTCGCCTTCCCCCTCGCCGGTCGCCACACGACGGTGCTGGCCGCCACCGACCAGGACGGCGCGGTGAGCCGCGCGGCGACGTCCTTCACGGTGCTGCCGCTGGGACGCGCGCGGTTGATGGAGGACGTCCCGGACGCGCAGCGGCCCGTGGTGGCCCTGGCACTCACCCCGGACGGGCTCCGCTACGCGGATGGCGCCTCTCCCCGGGTATATGCGGAACGCGCGTCCACGACGGTGCTGGACGTGAACGCCCCGGCCCTGTCGCTCCATGCGTTTCAAGGTGGAGGCGACAACGTGCTCTTCGTGGGCACCGACGGCGGCGGCGTGCTCCGGTGCGTCCAGCGCACCTGCACCCGGCACACGGGCGCCATGCTGGGGGCCACGGGCGCGGCGGTGTCCGCGGTGGCCGCATGGGAATCCCCGGACGTGCTGCTGCTGGGCACCCGCCGGGGCCTGGTCCTCACACGCGCGAGCGACCCCGCCTCCGGAGGACGCGCGGGCACCGTGGGAGGCCGCCGCCTGCTGGAGGGACGCGAGGTGCGCCAGCTCGCCATCTCCCCGGACTCCAGCCCGGAACGCGTGACGGCCTGGGCGGCCACGTCGGGCGGTCTGGCGGAAATCACTCTTTGGGCGGACGACGACTTCGAGCCCGGACTCGCCGAAGTCTCTGTGCGGCTTCACGCTCCGCCGGCCATCCCCGATGACGACGTCCTCTCCGTGGCCGTGGGGCCGGAGGGCCAGGTGTTCGCCGGCACGAGAAAGGGCTTCAGCGCGCTGGGACAACCCGGTCCCGCGCTGCGCGACGCGCCCTGGAGACTGCAGGACGAGGAGATTCGCACGCTCCACTTCGAACGGCAGGCCGTGGACGCGCGCACGCGAGACATCCTCTGGGCCGGCACGAAGAACGGGCTGGTGCGTTATGACGTGTCAGCAGACATCGCCACCCACTTCGGAACGGAAGAGGGCTTGCCGGACCCGGACGTGAGCGCCCTGCTGGTGGCTCCGGGAGGACCGCGCTACGTGGGCACGGCGCGAGGCCTGGTGACGTACCCCTGGCACTGAGCACCCAGACAGCGCGGGCCCTTCATCCCCCGTCGCTGTCGTCCGGGAGGAGCACCAGTCCGTCGCGGCCGAAGCGCGTCACCGTCGCGCGCAGGTCGGCTTCCGCCATGCCCGTGGCCGCCACCACGTCCGCCAGGGCCAGCCCTTCCACCGCCATCTTCAGCACCAGCAGCGCCGGTGGCGTAGCGGCCATGTAGAGCGTCTTCAACTGCTCCGGATGGCGCCACAGCAGCGCCAGCTCCGCGCCTGCCTCCGGTGACGTCGCGGCGCCTCGGGCCCGCACGTACGCGCAGAGGTGGAAGTCGTGCTCCAGCACCACCAGGGTGGGGTTGGCCATCAGCCGCTCCACGCGTTCGGGCGAAGGCTCCAGGGACGCGAACACCGCGAAGTCGGTCCACTCGAAGCGGGCCAGGGCGGGCACGAAGGGCGCCAACCCCCGCGAGGCCGCCGCGTCCGCGAGGAACGCGGGAAAGCCTTCGCACAGGTGGTTGAGCTCATGGTGCCGAGCGGGCCGCGTCCGCGTGAAGGCCACCACCAGGTCGTCCCATGCGTCCTGCCCCAGGGCCTGGCGCGTCAGCGGAAAGACCTTGTCCAGCGCGGAGCGCACATGGCCGAGCACGAATCCGCCGTAGAGCGACACCCGCTCGCGCGGCGCCTCCCATCCCGGGTGCCTCGCGTACAGCGCGGCCAGTGACTCCGGGCCGGGCTCGGCGAGGTAGTCCCCCATGCTGTCGAAGAAGTCGCGCAGGGACGGCTTCATGGGCCGGCGACCTCCCGCAGCGATGCTCGCGCAATGTCCGCCTCGTCCAGCACCGCGTCCAGGGAAGGGAGGTCCTGGTCCCACTCGACGAGCGTCGCCACCGGGCCGGTGCGCGCCAGCACGTAGCGGTAGAGCGACCACACGTCATCGCAGACGCGGTCGCCATGCGTGTCGACGATGACGTCCGGGTAGCAGGTGTGGCCGGCCAGGTGAATCTGCACCACGCGCTCCAGCGGCAGGGCATCCACGAAGGCCCGCGCGTCGTAGCCATGGTTGCGCGCGTTGACGTAGACGTTGTTCACGTCCAGCAGCAGTCCACAGTCCGCCTGCTCCACGACGCGGCGGAGGAAGTCCGCCTCCCGCAACGTGCCGCCGGGCATCCGCGCGTAGTAGCTGGGATTCTCCAGCAGGAAGGGACGGCCCACCCGGTCCATCACCTCGCGCACGCGGGGCACCACGTGCTCGACAGCGGCCTCGCTGAACGGCAGCGGCAACAAGTCGTGCAGGTACACGCCGTCCAGCCGCGAAAAGCAGAGGTGGTCGGAGAAGAAGGGCGCGTCCACCCGCTTCACCAGCGCCGCCAGTCCCCGGACATAGTCGTCGTCCAGCGCGTCCGGGCCGCCGATGTTCAACCCCACGCCGTGGGGCAACACGGGCCACCGCTCCGCACATGCGTCCAACGCGCGCTGCGAGCGCCCACCCAGCGACAGGAAGTTCTCCGGGATGATCTCCACCCAGTCGAGCGTCCGTTCGGTGCGCGGCAGCTCCGCATAGAAGCGCCTGCGCAGCCCGATGCCCGCGCCCAGCGGCTTCAGCCCATGTCGCTGTGCGTACGTCACCACGGCAGAAGCCCTCTCGAAGCGTGGGAAACAACCCGGGCGGCGGCGCTGCTCAACCGCCCGGCAACGAGGGCCCAGCCTTCACCAGGCCCTCGGGACTTCCGTCCGGCGGAACTACTCCTTCTTCTGGCCGCCGCAGGAGCCGGAGCCGCACGAGCCGGCGCCACAGCTGCCCTCGGCGCCCTTCTCCTCGGTCGCGGCCGGAGCGGCCTCCTGCGACTCCGTGGCGCCGCTGCTCTCCGCGCCAGTCTCCTCGGCCGTGGCGGGCTCCATCTCCGCCGCCTTCTTGGTCGCACAACCCGTGGCCAGCGCGGCCAGGGACAGGGTGCCGACAACCGCTGCAAGCGCCTTGACGTTCATGGATGAGACTTCCTTTCGGTACTGCGTGGGGGTGTTGTGTGGAGGTCGCGGTTGCATTCAGGGTGTTTCGCCGTGGCTGCGCCGACCGACCACCGAATCACGCAACAGACTGTCTCGAGCGGGTACCAGCGAGACGCCGTTGGGTCCTTCCTGGACACCCAGCGCTTCTAGCAGACCGGCCTGCTCCGCAAAAGCAGGCCGCGGCAAGTGCCGCTCCAGCAGAGCATTGAACAGCGGCTGTCCCGCGACGGCATCCACCGCGGCCCCGAATGCCCCGAAGGTCGAGGAACTGCCGCGAGCCGCGAGCAACTCCAGCACGTCATCCAGCCCGCGCGTGTTTCCAGTGATACGGCGCAATTCCACATCCAGATGCAACGCGAAGAGCGCTCCCGTCCAATAGACAGCGAGCGAAAAGCTGTCTTGAGACACGGCCTCCTGCATGGTTCGCGTGTCATTGCCCTCGAGCCCCCGAGCAAAGCCGCCCAGCAGTTCCTCCCAGGCGCGCCGCGAGTCCTGCCGTCCGGAGCGCGCACGCGCGACCTCCGTGTAGTAGGTGGCCAGCCCCTCCGACAGCCACGGCACGCGGGGCACGAAGACAGGATGGGTCAGGTGCAGCATCTCGTGGACGGCCACCCAGTCCCGCGCGAAGTCCTCCGGCCGCGCCTCCTGCCCCACGCTGATGGAGATGCTGGGCGGCGAACTCCAGCGCACCATGCCGAAGACGCTGGGCCCCTGATGCCCGGGCGCGGGGATGACCCGCACGGTGATGCGGGGATGCGGGAAGGCGCGCCGCACGGTGCGGACTTCCTCCGCGGCCTTGCCCAACCAGGTGCAGACGGC
Proteins encoded:
- the bufB gene encoding MNIO family bufferin maturase, which encodes MVTYAQRHGLKPLGAGIGLRRRFYAELPRTERTLDWVEIIPENFLSLGGRSQRALDACAERWPVLPHGVGLNIGGPDALDDDYVRGLAALVKRVDAPFFSDHLCFSRLDGVYLHDLLPLPFSEAAVEHVVPRVREVMDRVGRPFLLENPSYYARMPGGTLREADFLRRVVEQADCGLLLDVNNVYVNARNHGYDARAFVDALPLERVVQIHLAGHTCYPDVIVDTHGDRVCDDVWSLYRYVLARTGPVATLVEWDQDLPSLDAVLDEADIARASLREVAGP
- a CDS encoding HvfC/BufC N-terminal domain-containing protein, with the translated sequence MKPSLRDFFDSMGDYLAEPGPESLAALYARHPGWEAPRERVSLYGGFVLGHVRSALDKVFPLTRQALGQDAWDDLVVAFTRTRPARHHELNHLCEGFPAFLADAAASRGLAPFVPALARFEWTDFAVFASLEPSPERVERLMANPTLVVLEHDFHLCAYVRARGAATSPEAGAELALLWRHPEQLKTLYMAATPPALLVLKMAVEGLALADVVAATGMAEADLRATVTRFGRDGLVLLPDDSDGG
- a CDS encoding carboxypeptidase-like regulatory domain-containing protein, with product MRSTFHIALATLVACCAAGCGNLENDPFRVGTVHGQLTESDPAVAMVSLVGQPGVSSHVDADGRFTLEDVPTGMAELFIIATTEKAARVQVRVLGGQSVQVQPVAPTPASFLDLHVKTTNGFRLSAAEASVEGTPFQRLLLDAKGRLRVGPLPDGCYTVTVTALGFPATQVQDCAGPGEKKELKVDLVLDESLLGQGCQEIGCEEGLVCAPNKKCLECFGNSHCGEGLTCKGNRCEGPGPQCAPCTGDWQCAAGTHCEVLPEGSAACATRCGGDDDAPPSVQARPNDVGSAQCAPGFTCQSGRCLPDAANFAGCHALRRMDAPCTDDASCHELGLLEGRCVSGACTAPCATDLDCPGSRRCVDSSAGPICQAGT